A window of Erpetoichthys calabaricus chromosome 12, fErpCal1.3, whole genome shotgun sequence contains these coding sequences:
- the cldn2 gene encoding claudin-2, which produces MFSIFTELIGLCLGIVGMLLTLVATILPHWRITAYIGSNIITAVGYLKGLWMECAYYSTGTFQCETYKSLLALPPDLQAARGMMVVSMVLSLAGCVIAIVGMKCTVLMQGTDAKSRLAGTGGFCFIAAGFFCIIPISWTTNEIIRMFYSPVVPSSFKYEIGAALYLGMASALLSIFGGAVLCFSCCRNEGESARYRGHRSRPFHPRPYHSNAYPSHPMTFQNPAALSAVNPASNNRHDGRSAKGQILDLRSPSPSSARGSSYSGYDLNGFV; this is translated from the coding sequence ATGTTCTCCATATTCACAGAGCTTATCGGCCTTTGCCTTGGAATAGTGGGAATGCTGTTAACTTTGGTGGCCACCATTTTGCCACACTGGCGGATTACTGCATATATTGGATCAAACATTATAACAGCAGTGGGGTACTTAAAAGGGCTCTGGATGGAATGTGCCTACTACAGCACTGGCACCTTCCAGTGCGAGACTTACAAATCTCTTTTAGCTCTGCCACCGGACTTACAGGCTGCTCGAGGCATGATGGTCGTCTCCATGGTGCTGTCGCTTGCAGGCTGTGTTATAGCCATTGTTGGGATGAAGTGTACTGTTTTAATGCAAGGAACAGATGCTAAATCACGCCTCGCAGGAACTGGAGGGTTCTGTTTCATAGCTGCTGGCTTCTTTTGCATCATTCCTATTTCCTGGACAACTAATGAAATTATCCGCATGTTCTACAGCCCAGTGGTACCTTCCAGTTTTAAGTATGAGATTGGAGCAGCACTTTACTTGGGCATGGCATCTGCCCTCCTGTCCATATTCGGTGGTGCTGTTCTCTGCTTCTCATGCTGTAGGAATGAAGGTGAAAGTGCCAGGTATCGGGGCCACAGAAGTCGACCGTTTCATCCTCGACCCTACCACTCCAATGCTTATCCTAGCCATCCAATGACCTTCCAGAACCCTGCAGCACTAAGTGCTGTCAACCCAGCAAGTAATAATAGGCATGATGGGAGAAGTGCAAAAGGCCAAATTTTGGATCTTCGATCTCCCTCACCATCTTCTGCACGTGGAAGTAGCTACTCAGGCTATGACCTCAATGGATTTGTATGA